From one Dermacentor andersoni chromosome 1, qqDerAnde1_hic_scaffold, whole genome shotgun sequence genomic stretch:
- the eRF1 gene encoding eukaryotic peptide chain release factor subunit 1 — MASTGYNLEESNADRNVEIWKIKKLIKSLEAARGNGTSMISLIIPPKDQISRVSKMLADEFGTASNIKSRVNRLSVLGAITSVQHRLKLYTKVPPNGLVIYCGTIVTEEGKEKKVNIDFEPFKPINTSLYLCDNKFHTEALSALLADDNKFGFIVMDGNGALFGTLQGNTREVLHKFTVDLPKKHGRGGQSALRFARLRMEKRHNYVRKVAEVATTLYISNDRPNIAGLILAGSADFKTELSQSDMFDPRLQVKVLKLVDVSYGGENGFNQAIELSAEVLSNVKFIQEKKLIGRYFDEISQDTGKYCFGVEDTLKALEMGSVEILIAWENLDIVRYVLKNHTSDEEKILHLTPEQEKDKSHFLDRETGVELELVESMALLEWLANNYKNFGATLEIITDKSQEGSQFVKGFGGIGGILRYRVDFQSLEVNDLVDDFDLDDL; from the exons ATGGCTTCCACTGGATATAACTTAGAGGAGTCCAACGCCGATAGGAATGTGGAAATCTGGAAGATCAAGAAACTGATCAAGAGCTTGGAGGCCGCACGGGG CAATGGCACGAGTATGATCTCATTGATCATCCCACCGAAGGACCAGATCTCCCGAGTGTCTAAAATGTTGGCCGACGAGTTCGGAACGGCTTCCAACATCAAGAGCCGGGTGAACCGGCTGTCAGTTCTTGGGGCTATCACGTCTGTGCAGCACCGGCTCAAGCTCTACACGAAAG TGCCACCGAATGGATTAGTCATCTACTGTGGCACGATCGTAACCGAGGAAGGCAAAGAGAAAAAGGTGAACATCGACTTCGAGCCGTTCAAGCCAATTAACACGTCACTGTACCTGTGCGACAATAAGTTCCACACAGAGGCCCTGTCCGCTTTGCTTGCCGATGACAACAAATTCGGCTTCATTGTGATGGACGGCAACGGAGCCCTCTTCGGCACCCTTCAAGGCAACACACGCGAAGTGCTTCACAAGTTCACGGTAGATTTACCGAAGAAGCACGGACGTGGAGGTCAGTCTGCATTGCGATTTGCTCGGCTACGTATGGAGAAGAGGCACAATTATGTGCGCAAGGTAGCCGAAGTGGCCACCACACTTTACATAAGCAATGATAGGCCAAACATTGCGGGCCTCATTTTGGCAGGTTCTGCCGACTTTAAGACCGAGCTGAGCCAGTCAGATATGTTTGACCCAAGGCTGCAGGTTAAGGTGCTCAAGCTGGTTGATGTATCATATGGTGGTGAAAATGGCTTCAACCAGGCCATAGAGCTGTCTGCTGAGGTGCTGTCCAATGTAAAGTTCATTCAGGAGAAGAAACTTATTGGCCGCTACTTCGATGAAATTTCTCAGGACACTGGCAAATATTGCTTTGGTGTAGAAGACACACTGAAAGCTCTTGAGATGGGTTCTGTTGAAATCCTGATTGCGTGGGAAAATCTTGACATTGTACGCTATGTGCTGAAGAACCACACAAGTGATGAAGAGAAGATACTGCACCTGACCCCTGAGCAAGAGAAAGACAAGAGCCACTTTCTGGATCGAGAGACAGGTGTTGAACTGGAGCTGGTGGAGTCAATGGCACTGCTAGAATGGCTGGCGAATAACTACAAGAATTTTG GTGCCACGCTAGAGATCATCACAGATAAGTCTCAGGAGGGCTCGCAGTTTGTCAAGGGTTTTGGTGGCATAGGAGGCATCCTGCGCTACCGTGTGGACTTCCAGTCTCTCGAGGTGAATGACCTTGTGGATGACTTTGATTTAGATGACCTGTAA